Proteins from a single region of Callithrix jacchus isolate 240 chromosome 12, calJac240_pri, whole genome shotgun sequence:
- the TBL3 gene encoding transducin beta-like protein 3 isoform X4: protein MLWSAKSNLSTRAEKYRVNILEVASGAVLQSLEQEDQEDITAFDLSPDDEVLVTASRALLLAQWAWREGSVTRLWKAIHTAPVATMTFDPTSTLLATGGCDGAVRVWDVVRHYGTHHFRGSPGVVHLVAFHPDPTRLLLFSSAADAAIRVWSLQDRSCLAVLTAHYSAVTSLAFSADGHTMLSSGRDKICIIWDLQSHQAVRTVPVFESVETAVLLPEEPASELGVKSPGLHFLTAGDQGTLRVWEAASGQCVYTQARPPGPGRELTHCTLARTAGLLLSATADHNLLLYEARSLRLQKQFAGYSEEVLDVRFLGPEDSHIIVASNSPCLKVFELQTSACQILHGHTDIVLALDVFRKGWLFASCAKDQSVRIWRMNKAGQVVCVAQGPGHTHSVGTVCCSRLKESFLVTGSQDCTVKLWPLPKALLSKNTAPDSGPVLLQPQTTQRCHDKDINSVAIAPNDKLLATGSQDRTAKLWALPQCQLLGVFSGHRRGLWCVQFSPMDQVLATASADGTIKLWALQDFSCLKTFEGHDASVLKVAFVSRGTQLLSSGSDGLVKLWTIKNNECVRTLDAHDDKVWGLHCSRLDDRALTGASDSRVILWKDVTEAEQAEEQARQEEQAVRQQELDNLLHEKRYLRALGLAVSLDRPHTVLTVIQAIRRDPEACEKLEATVLRLRRDQKEALLRFCVTWNTNSRNCHEAQAVLGVLLRHEDPEELLAYEGVHAALEALLPYTERHFQRLSRTLQAATFLDFLWHNMKLPVLAAAPMPWETHKGTLS, encoded by the exons ATGTTGTGGAGCGCAAAATCGAACCTTTCTACAAGGGCGGAAAAGTACAG AGTCAACATTCTGGAGGTGGCCTCAGGGGCCGTGCTGCAGAGTCTGGAGCAG GAGGACCAGGAGGATATCACTGCCTTTGATCTCAGCCCCGACGATGAG GTGCTGGTGACAGCCAGCCGGGCGTTGCTGCTGGCTCAGTGGGCCTGGCGAGAGGGCAGCGTTACCCGCCTTTGGAAGGCGATACACACAGCCCCCGTGGCCACCATGACCTTCGACCCCACCTCCACGCTGCTAGCCACGG GCGGCTGTGACGGGGCTGTGCGCGTCTGGGATGTCGTGCGGCACTACGGGACACACCACTTCCGAGGCTCGCCCGGTGTTGTGCA CCTGGTGGCCTTCCACCCAGACCCCACACGCCTGCTGCTCTTCTCCTCGGCCGCAGATGCTGCCATCCGCGTGTGGTCACTGCAGGATCGGTCGTGCCTGGCTGTGCTGACTGCCCACTACAGCGCTGTCACCTCACTGGCTTTCAGTGCCGACGGCCACACTATGCTCAG CTCCGGCCGTGACAAGATCTGTATCATCTGGGACCTTCAGAGCCACCAGGCTGTGAGGACTGTGCCGGTGTTTGAG AGCGTGGAGACCGCTGTGCTGTTGCCAGAGGAGCCGGCATCTGAGCTGGGTGTGAAGTCCCCAGGCCTGCACTTCCTGACAGCTGGCGACCAAG GCACTCTGCGTGTGTGGGAGGCAGCTTCTGGGCAGTGTGTGTACACACAGGCCCGGCCACCGGGCCCTGGGCGGGAGCTGACCCACTGCACCCTGGCCCGCACTGCCGGCCTGCTCCTCAGCGCCACTGCAGACCACAACCTGCTGCTCTACGAGGCTCGCTCCCTGCGGCTGCAGAAGCAG TTTGCTGGCTATAGTGAGGAGGTCCTGGATGTCCGGTTTCTCGGACCTGAGGACTCCCACATCATCGTGGCCTCCAATAGCCCCTGCCTGAAAGTGTTTGAGCTGCAGACATCAGCCTGCCAGATCCTCCACGGCCACACGG ATATCGTTCTGGCTCTGGATGTGTTCCGGAAGGGGTGGCTCTTTGCCAGCTGTGCCAAG GATCAGAGTGTCCGAATCTGGAGGATGAACAAGGCTGGCCAGGTGGTCTGCGTGGCTCAGGGTCCCGGCCACACGCACAGTGTCGGCACCGTCTGCTGCTCTAG GCTGAAGGAGTCCTTCCTGGTGACGGGCAGCCAGGACTGCACTGTGAAGCTGTGGCCTCTTCCCAAAGCCCTGCTGTCTAAGAACACAGCTCCAGACAGCGGCCCTGTCCTCCTGCAGCCCCAGACCACTCAGCGCTGCCATGATAAG GACATCAACAGCGTGGCTATTGCCCCCAACGACAAGCTGTTGGCCACTGGCTCGCAGGACCGCACGGCCAAGCTCTGGGCCCTGCCGCAGTGCCAGCTGCTGGGCGTCTTCTCAGGCCACCGGCGTGGCCTCTGGTGTGTCCAGTTCTCTCCCATGGACCAGGTGCTGGCCACAGCCTCAGCTGATGGCACCATCAAGCTCTGGGCGCTCCAGGACTTTAGCTGTCTCAAG ACATTTGAGGGGCATGATGCTTCTGTGCTGAAGGTGGCCTTTGTGAGCCGGGGCACACAGCTGCTGTCCAG CGGCTCAGATGGCCTTGTGAAGCTCTGGACCATCAAGAACAACGAGTGCGTGCGGACGCTGGATGCCCACGATGACAAGGTCTGGGGTCTGCACTGCAGCCGGCTGGACGACCGCGCCCTCACTGGCGCCAGCGACTCCCGAGTCATCCTCTGGAAG GATGTGACCGAGGCGGAGCAGGCAGAGGAGCaggccaggcaggaggagcaGGCGGTCAG GCAACAAGAGCTGGACAACCTGCTGCATGAGAAGCGGTACCTGCGGGCGCTGGGCCTGGCCGTCTCCCTGGATCGGCCCCACACCGTGCTGACCGTCATCCAGG CCATTCGGAGGGACCCTGAGGCCTGTGAGAAGCTGGAAGCCACCGTGCTCCGACTGAGGCGAGACCAGAAAG AGGCCCTGCTGCGCTTCTGCGTCACATGGAACACCAACTCGCGCAACTGCCACGAGGCCCAGGCCGTGCTGGGTGTGCTCCTGCGGCACGAGGACCCTGAGGAGCTGCTGGCCTACGAAGGCGTGCATGCAGCACTTGAGGCCCTGCTGCCCTACACTG AGCGGCACTTTCAGCGGCTCAGCCGGACACTCCAGGCCGCCACCTTCCTAGACTTCCTGTGGCACAACATGAAGCTGCCTGTGCTGGCCGCCGCCCCCATGCCCTGGGAAACCCATAAAGGCACCCTCTCCTAG